The following DNA comes from Mycobacterium sp. MS1601.
CACCTGCACCTCACCCGGCGGTGCGATGACTCGCCCGACGACGTCGGCGACCAGCAGCACGATGGGGCCCAGGATGGCGCTGTATACGAGCACCCAACGGTATTCGGGGCCGCACATCGCGCGCGCGATGTGCGGAATCACCAGACCCACGAACACGATCGGTCCGCAGGCCGCCGTCGCTGCTCCACAGAGGACGGCGACCACCAGAAACAGCCCGATTCGGGTGCGCTGCACCCGCTGACCCAGAGCCACCGCCAGATCGTCACCGAGAGCCAGCCCATTGAGCAGCCGGCCACAGGCCAGCGCAGCGATGATGCCGAGGATCAGGAACGGCGCGACCTGCGTGAGCACTGGCCAGTACCGGCCGGCCAGTGCTCCTACCTGCCAGAACCGCAGCTCGTTGAGTGCGTCGACGTTGAGCATGACCACCCCGGACGTCACCGAGTAGAGCCCGGCGCTGACCGCGGCGCCGGCAAGGGCGAGTTTGACCGGGGTGGCACCTTCACGGCCGAACGCCGCGACCACATACACCAGGGCGGTGGTCAATGCCGCGCCGATGAAGGCCAGGACCACGTACACGCTCAGCGGCATGGCGCCGAACATCAGAATCGCGGTCACGATGAAGGCGCCGGCGCCGGCGTTGATGCCCATGATCCCCGGATCGGCCAGTGGATTACGTGTCGATCCCTGCAGGATCGCCCCGCCCAGCCCCAGTGCGGCCCCGGCCAGCAGGCCGATCAGGGTGCGCGGAAGACGCATGTCGCGGATCACGGACTGGGCGGCCGAAGCTGGATCGAAGTCGGTCAGCGCACCCCACACGGTGGCGACGTCGACATCACGTGAACCCAGTCCGATGCTGGCACAGGTCACCACGGTGAGCACTGCGAGCAGCGCCGCAAGGACCGTGGTCCGGCGACCCAGGTGGGTGAGGGCGCTCACGAGAGGCGGGGGTTCGACTTCTCCACGGCCGCGGTCAGTTGATCGAGTTGCTCGGCGTAGGCCGACCAGGTGCTGATCCAGAAGGCCGGCCACGGCGTGACGGCGCCCGCCTGTACCGCTGCGAGCTGCTTCCAAGTAGGTTGGCGCTGCGCCGTTTCCAGGCTGGCGTCGTAGGTGCGGTCATCGAGGAGGATGAGGTCAGGCTGGTACTTGTCCGCGTTCTCCCAGCTGAGGTTCTCCCAGTACGGAAACGCGGGATCCGGGCTGTCCGGCACCAGGACGTCGAGCCCGAACGCGGTGAAGTCCGCCAGCTCGGCGGAGTGTTCCGGCACAGCCACATAGAGCAACTCATCGGAGGGCGACATGCCCATGGCCGTCAGGCCGGGCTTGGCCGCCACGGCGTCGGTGAAGCGCTGTTTGGCTCGCTCGAAGTCGGCCTTGTGCGCGGCGATCTGCTCGTTGTCGACGTCGGCGCCCAACGTCACCGCGAGTTCCTCGAAGCCGGTGAGCATGGACTGGACGGAGTCGGTTGCCACCGGCCCCACCACGGGTGCCAGTTGGGCGGCTTTCTTCGACGAGGCCTCGACGCCCTCCTCGAAACCGCCGTAGGCCTGCTCGAGGGGCCAGTAACCGCTCACGATCAGGTCGGGGCGCAACCTCGCGGCCTTCTCGACGTCGATCTGACCCCACGTCTCGCCCAGGATCTCGATGCCATCGAGGTCGAACCCGTCGAGGGCGCGGGTTTGCGCCAGCGGCTGATTGAGGTAGATGCCTACCGGTTTGATGCCAAAACTCAGCAGTGCGGCTGCCGCCTCGCCTTGGGCGATGATGCGGCTGGGCACCGCGTCCGCGGTGACGGTTTCGCCGTTGCCGGAGGTGTAGGACCACGCGTCACCTGCGGTGGTTGTGTCCTCTGAGCTGCCGCAGGCGGCCACCACCAGCCAGCCGTGTACCTAACCTCTCAGGTCAGTACAGTTAGGCAAGCCTATGCAGAGTGACCCCGGTGGGGTGACGTCAAACCACCCGGCGACCCAGCAGCCAGGCCACTCCGTCGGCTTCGCCCGCCGCCTCGACCGCCAGACCGGGGAACGCCCGTGGCAGTTCGCCGGCTGGTACCCGGAACCGGCCGGGCGTGGCACCCACCTCACTGAGCGCACTGATCGCCAGCAGGCCGCCGGGCACCAGTCGGCCCATGATCGCCGAATCCAGTCGGGTGTCGCGAAAGTGCTGACACACAACAACATCCACAGGTGACCCCGCGGGAAGACCGTCGTCGAGGTCGGCCACCTCGAATCGACAGCGCACGCTCACCCCTCGTTGGACGGCCAGCTCACGCGCGCACCCGATCGCCACCTCCGAGATGTCCACACCGGTGACCGACAACCCGCGAAGAGCCAGCCACACCGCAGCAGAGCCGCTCCCGCAGGCGATGTCCAGCGCGGAGCCGGTGGTGGGGAACCGATCGGCATACGGCGCGAACACCGGCGACAGACCCGGTTCGGCGGGCCCGGACTGCAGGTAGCGTCCGTCCCAACGGGCCCGGTCGTCAGCACTCACTAATTGATCGCAAGGAACGGGCTGAGCACGTCGCGGGCGAACTGGGCGGTGTTCACCGAGGGATTGCCGTCGGGGTAGCTGACGGTGGCCAGCACATTGGCGCCCGCATCGACGAAGTTGCCGTCGGCGCGGTCCTGGTGAGTAGACGACGTCACCAAGATGATGCCGGAGGCGCCGGCCTCCTCGGCCAGCGGCACCGAGAACTGCGCGTTCTGCACGGTGCTGTTGGCGCGGTCCTCGACGATGATGCGACTGGCGGGGAAACCGAACAACATCAACATGTTTCGCATCTGCCCGGCTTCGGTCTTGCCGTTGCGCGGATTTCCGC
Coding sequences within:
- a CDS encoding FecCD family ABC transporter permease; this encodes MSALTHLGRRTTVLAALLAVLTVVTCASIGLGSRDVDVATVWGALTDFDPASAAQSVIRDMRLPRTLIGLLAGAALGLGGAILQGSTRNPLADPGIMGINAGAGAFIVTAILMFGAMPLSVYVVLAFIGAALTTALVYVVAAFGREGATPVKLALAGAAVSAGLYSVTSGVVMLNVDALNELRFWQVGALAGRYWPVLTQVAPFLILGIIAALACGRLLNGLALGDDLAVALGQRVQRTRIGLFLVVAVLCGAATAACGPIVFVGLVIPHIARAMCGPEYRWVLVYSAILGPIVLLVADVVGRVIAPPGEVQVGVVLGVLGAPAFITLVRRRDLAEL
- a CDS encoding ABC transporter substrate-binding protein encodes the protein MVAACGSSEDTTTAGDAWSYTSGNGETVTADAVPSRIIAQGEAAAALLSFGIKPVGIYLNQPLAQTRALDGFDLDGIEILGETWGQIDVEKAARLRPDLIVSGYWPLEQAYGGFEEGVEASSKKAAQLAPVVGPVATDSVQSMLTGFEELAVTLGADVDNEQIAAHKADFERAKQRFTDAVAAKPGLTAMGMSPSDELLYVAVPEHSAELADFTAFGLDVLVPDSPDPAFPYWENLSWENADKYQPDLILLDDRTYDASLETAQRQPTWKQLAAVQAGAVTPWPAFWISTWSAYAEQLDQLTAAVEKSNPRLS
- a CDS encoding class I SAM-dependent methyltransferase, which gives rise to MSADDRARWDGRYLQSGPAEPGLSPVFAPYADRFPTTGSALDIACGSGSAAVWLALRGLSVTGVDISEVAIGCARELAVQRGVSVRCRFEVADLDDGLPAGSPVDVVVCQHFRDTRLDSAIMGRLVPGGLLAISALSEVGATPGRFRVPAGELPRAFPGLAVEAAGEADGVAWLLGRRVV
- a CDS encoding YdcF family protein encodes the protein MLATLVLILTVAFGGHVAAPVAHAEPPAVVTAGKDFSRPAIVILGYGLNPDGTMRTILRRRVLTGMAVAAMFPQAPIIVTGGNPRNGKTEAGQMRNMLMLFGFPASRIIVEDRANSTVQNAQFSVPLAEEAGASGIILVTSSTHQDRADGNFVDAGANVLATVSYPDGNPSVNTAQFARDVLSPFLAIN